A region of Leishmania panamensis strain MHOM/PA/94/PSC-1 chromosome 33 sequence DNA encodes the following proteins:
- a CDS encoding transcription activator, putative (TriTrypDB/GeneDB-style sysID: LpmP.33.1790): MAATIARRARRRQDLNNTPAFERDMNDMAAHDLYEQLLLSSIRNGSDPNARAVTEVYEGYVEPNYDPVKGASVAASHRQVIQEIFKEREVIIRTLRSSEEHRELSAFDRLLRETEFYTGVREWKGASARGQRSRLYRHTSRDNEEDSTGFDMMHLTDTPSYIRGKLRPYQIEGVNWLLGLFSRGVNGILADEMGLGKTFQTIATIAYLKFTVGMPGPHLVVCPKSVMGNWYREFKHWCPGLSVYKFHVSSDLRPSIIKAHLHPTDRIKYDVIVTTFEMVLDELNLFKRIAWQYLIVDEAHKLKNEEGRAHTALDSLQTSHRLIITGTPLQNNLKELWALLHFLAPRLFNDSESFDAWFDTTSGQQDTNVMSNLHKILAPLMIRRLKADVSTGIPAKKEIYVSCQLSKKQREWYMNVLAKDAEVLNKAGGSVASLTNVMMGLRKVINHPYLMEGGEEGPPFVTDEKLVRTSGKMIILDKLLHRLRADVQGKHKVLIFSQFTSMLNILEDYCNMRGFMYCRIDGNTSGYERDSQMASFNSPTSDYFIFLLSTRAGGLGINLQAANHVILYDSDWNPQMDLQAQDRAHRIGQKRSVRVYRFVTDGTLEEKMYRRALKKLYLDAVVVQQGRLQSKATNQASKEELLSMIKFGAEEIFKTRHEDITEADIDRLLDDGETISNQLTNEAKQQVQMSLASFQLGAEEANIYDFEGVSYKTGAESRILHVKLNSPVSQAELQAQCSQYGEVIKAVLHPNLKEALVYFRSTRGAMEAKAKLPYESSFASRDSQTVVSNDMIAQCIGAGEKLGRGHRVREPVQFFSEADVESMQKKATKAPPLKLPRLPKFHPYQLYNAKRLTELHNTEVALMVRNWKRKYGEKSDVQKGKANNEEGGVDGADDKAEDEDELLTEVEQEERERLLTEGFPTWTFYEYRSVVSALTSGKMDSTDYTAIAAVVGGTKTVGEVRDYVVALLERGEQCIKKFAFVEERIKKAKMRREARENVFKAAKWKVETCEHPEKELTFKTRGNVALDREIFLMAYEAGFKGDNKSELVRGRPQHIFNVWYQSRPDDFFRKRLHTLMKSVQREWEKPADDNGTIPSKSRRRLEI, from the coding sequence ATGGCGGCGACGATTGCACGCAGGGCCCGTAGACGGCAGGACCTGAATAACACGCCGGCGTTCGAGCGAGACATGAACGATATGGCAGCGCACGACCTATACGAACAACTTCTCCTCAGTAGCATTCGCAACGGCAGCGACCCGAATGCAAGGGCGGTGACCGAGGTGTACGAGGGCTACGTGGAGCCGAACTACGACCCAGTGAAAGGGGCGAGCGTTGCTGCTAGCCATAGGCAAGTCATTCAGGAGATCTTTAAAGAGCGCGAGGTTATCATCCGCACGCTGCGCTCATCAGAGGAGCACCGTGAGCTCTCTGCCTTTGACCGGCTCCTGCGAGAGACGGAGTTCTACACGGGCGTTCGGGAGTGGAAGGGGGCATCGGCGCGCGGCCAGCGCAGCCGACTGTACCGTCACACTAGCCGCGACAACGAGGAGGATTCGACCGGGTTCGACATGATGCATCTGACGGATACGCCATCCTACATCCGCGGTAAACTGCGACCTTATCAGATCGAGGGTGTTAACTGGCTGCTCGGCCTCTTTTCGCGCGGCGTGAATGGGATTTTGGCGGATGAGATGGGCCTAGGCAAGACCTTCCAGACCATTGCCACCATCGCGTACCTCAAGTTCACGGTAGGTATGCCGGGTCCGCACCTGGTCGTGTGTCCAAAGTCTGTGATGGGGAACTGGTACCGCGAGTTCAAGCACTGGTGCCCCGGGCTTTCGGTGTACAAGTTTCATGTCTCTAGCGATCTTCGGCCAAGCATCATCAAGGCACACTTGCACCCTACCGATCGCATCAAGTATGACGTTATTGTGACAACTTTCGAGATGGTGCTGGACGAGCTCAACTTGTTTAAGCGCATTGCATGGCAGTACTTGATCGTCGATGAGGCCCACAAGCTGAAGAATGAGGAGGGCCGCGCCCACACTGCGCTCGACTCGCTGCAGACGTCACACCGACTCATTATCACCGGTACACCTCTGCAAAACAACCTCAAGGAGCTATGGGCGCTGCTACACTTCTTGGCACCACGCCTGTTCAACGACTCTGAATCCTTCGATGCCTGGTTCGACACCACGTCGGGCCAGCAGGATACCAACGTCATGTCAAACCTGCACAAGATCCTCGCTCCCCTCATGATCCGTCGGCTCAAGGCTGATGTGAGCACTGGCATCCCCGCGAAGAAAGAGATTTACGTTTCGTGCCAGCTCTCCAAGAAACAGAGGGAGTGGTACATGAATGTCCTCGCGAAAGACGCTGAGGTACTGAACAaggccggcggcagcgttgctTCTCTGACAAATGTCATGATGGGACTGCGAAAGGTGATCAACCACCCGTACCTCATGGAGGGCGGTGAGGAGGGGCCCCCATTCGTCACAGATGAAAAGTTGGTGCGAACCAGCGGCAAGATGATCATTCTGGacaagctgctgcaccgcttgAGGGCTGATGTGCAGGGCAAGCACAAGGTGCTCATCTTCTCCCAGTTCACCTCGATGCTTAACATTTTGGAGGATTACTGCAACATGCGCGGCTTCATGTACTGTCGCATTGATGGCAACACCAGCGGCTACGAGAGAGATTCCCAGATGGCATCTTTCAATTCCCCCACGAGTGATTACTTCATTTTTCTGCTATCCACCCGCGCTGGCGGTCTCGGCATCAACCTGCAGGCTGCGAATCACGTCATTCTGTACGACTCCGACTGGAACCCGCAGATGGACCTGCAAGCGCAAGATCGTGCGCATCGGATCGGCCAAAAACGtagtgtgcgcgtgtaccGCTTCGTCACGGACGGTACGCTGGAAGAGAAGATGTACCGCCGTGCTCTGAAGAAGCTCTACCTGGATGCTGTAGTGGTGCAGCAGGGCCGACTGCAGTCAAAGGCGACGAATCAGGCGTCcaaagaggagctgctgtcCATGATCAAGTTCGGCGCCGAGGAGATCTTTAAAACACGCCACGAGGACATCACGGAGGCCGATATTGATCGCCTgctcgacgacggcgagaCGATCTCGAACCAGCTGACGAACgaagccaagcagcaggTGCAAATGTCCCTCGCCAGCTTTCAGCTTggcgcggaggaggcgaacaTTTACGACTTTGAGGGCGTGAGCTACAAGACCGGCGCAGAGTCGCGCATTTTGCACGTGAAGCTGAACTCCCCGGTAAGCCAGGCGGAGTTGCAGGCGCAGTGCTCGCAATACGGGGAGGTGATCAAGGCTGTTCTGCACCCCAACCTAAAAGAAGCGCTGGTTTATTTTCGCTCAACCCGTGGCGCCATGGAGGCAAAGGCGAAGTTGCCCTACGAATCGTCCTTCGCTAGCCGAGACTCGCAGACAGTGGTGTCGAATGACATGATTGCGCAGTGCATTGGGGCGGGAGAGAAGCTGGGCCGCGGCCACCGCGTGCGTGAGCCGGTGCAGTTCTTCTCCGAGGCGGATGTGGAGTCGATGCAGAAGAAGGCGACCAAGGCACCGCCACTGAAACTACCTAGGCTCCCCAAGTTTCACCCCTACCAGTTGTACAACGCGAAGAGGCTGACGGAGTTGCACAAcacggaggtggcgctgatgGTTCGAAATTGGAAACGCAAATATGGAGAGAAAAGTGACGTGCAGAAGGGCAAGGCGAacaacgaggaggggggtgtcGACGGGGCAGACGACAAggccgaggacgaggacgagctCCTGACCGAGGTGGAgcaagaggagcgagagcggCTGTTGACGGAGGGCTTCCCGACTTGGACCTTCTACGAGTACCGCTCGGTAGTGTCAGCCCTTACCAGCGGAAAGATGGACTCCACCGACTACactgccatcgctgccgtaGTGGGTGGAACCAAGACGGTGGGCGAGGTGCGTGACTACGtggtggcactgctggagCGTGGTGAGCAGTGCATCAAGAAATTTGCCTTCGTGGAAGAGCGCATCAAAAAAGCGAAAATGAGGCGCGAGGCGCGAGAGAACGTCTTCAAGGCTGCCAAGTGGAAGGTGGAGACGTGCGAGCACCCAGAAAAGGAGCTCACCTTCAAGACACGCGGCAACGTAGCACTCGACCGAGAGATCTTTCTTATGGCCTACGAGGCTGGGTTCAAGGGGGACAACAAGAGCGAGCTGGTACGTGGTCGCCCCCAGCACATTTTCAATGTCTGGTACCAGTCCCGCCCTGATGACTTCTTTAGGAAGCGTTTGCACACGTTGATGAAGTCGGTACAACGAGAGTGGGAGAAGCCGGCGGACGATAACGGTACCATTCCAAGTAAGAGTCGCCGTCGCCTGGAAATTTGA